The genomic stretch GTGTAGACGATACGCTTGCCAGGCAAGGCCTTGATACAGGCGGCCAGCTCCGGGTCTTTGGGCAGATGATCCATTGAAATGTCATGGACTGCCTCAAGATAGGGCACAGGGTCCATATCATGTTCGCGCATCAGCCCTGCCAGGGTGGTGCCATGCTCTTGCCAATAGCTGCTGCGCAGATGGTCTGCTTCTGCCTTGTCGACCCCCAGCTCTGCCATGACATAGTTGGTCATCTTGACCTCGATCTGATCAAACAGTCGGGCCGAAGGGTGATAAAGTGTGTTGTCCAGGTCAAAGACCCAGTGGCGCACATGAGAGAAAGCTTTTTTGACCATGGGCAGCACCTAGGCAGACTGGAATTGTTTTGCAATGAGGATTTGACGTAGACCGGGTGAAATTGCTTTGGCTTCTTTTGTCGTATTCTGGCCCCAAAAATCTGGCAAAGGCTTGATTGCCAAGGCGTGAGCTGTAGGAATACAGACCTACCATTTGAATGGGACAGCAGATGAACCAGAGCCGCAACACCCAGAAAGACGCCTATTCTCTCATTCTGGAAGCCATTGACGTGGGGGTCTACAAACCGGGGGATCGCCTGGTGGAAAGCGACCTTGCGGAACGGCTTGGGGTGTCTC from Phaeobacter sp. G2 encodes the following:
- a CDS encoding pyrimidine 5'-nucleotidase, which encodes MVKKAFSHVRHWVFDLDNTLYHPSARLFDQIEVKMTNYVMAELGVDKAEADHLRSSYWQEHGTTLAGLMREHDMDPVPYLEAVHDISMDHLPKDPELAACIKALPGKRIVYTNGSAPYAERVLAARGLSGLFDGVFGVEHADYRPKPERAAFDMVFDKAGIHAETAAMFEDDPRNLSAPHAMGMRTVHVAPEALGQAEARSHIHHHTDDLAGFLAKIL